The following is a genomic window from Clostridium fungisolvens.
CCTTATTAACCAAAACCTAAAAATTATTTATTTTTAAATAAATCAATTGGCCTACAGAGAAATCGCAAAACTCCGTAGGCCATTGATTTAATGATGAACTCCTCTACCCATAAAACTTTCCACAAATTCCGCTAGTTTCTAAGCAGAGTTTTAAAAATATAAGTTTAATTGTAGAGTTGTTCATATATATGGAATTAAAGCAAAATGCTTTAATTGGGGGCTAATTTATTATATTTTCTTAAAGCTCTTTTGCAGTTTTAATAACATTATCTACTGTAAAGCCAAATTCCTTGAAAAGTATATCTCCAGGTGCTGATGCTCCAAAGGTATCAATTGAAACAACTTTACCATCCAATCCAACATATTTATGCCATCCAAATGAGGATGCTGCTTCAACTGCAACTCTCTTTCTCACTGCCTTTGGCATTAACTTTTCTTTATATTCTGCTCCTTGAGCTTCAAAAACTTCTAAAGATGGTATTGAAATTACTCTTGCATCAATTCCTTCTTCCTTAAGCTTTGACTGAGCTTCGTATATTAACTCAACCTCTGAACCAGTTGCCATAAGAAGCATATCCGGTACTTCTTTTTCACTATCCTTTAATATATAAGCACCCTTTAAAGCTTCTGGTGATGTTTCATTATATAAAGGAAGATTTTGTCTTGATAGTACTATGGAAGTAGGACCATCTTTTCTCTTTAATGCATGTAGCCATGCAGCAGCAGTTTCCTTTGAATCGGCTGGTCTAAATACATGCATATTAGGTATGCTTCTAAGCATTGCTAATTGTTCAATTGGTTCATGAGTCGGTCCATCTTCGCCTACTCCAATACTGTCATGAGTTAATACGTAAACTACTGGAATCTTCATAAGTGCTGATAGTCTCATTGAAGCCTTCATATAATCACTGAATACAAAGAAGGTTGAAACATAAGGCACAAGACCTCCATGAACTGCTATACCATTAGCTATAGCTGCCATTGCATGTTCTCTTACTCCAAAGTGAAGATTTCTTCCGCTTCTATCTTCCTTTGAGAAATCTCCTTTTCCCTTCATATAAGTTTTTGTAGAAGGTGCAAGGTCAGCAGATCCACCTATTAGATTAGGTACTAAATCCATTAATCTATTTATAACTTTTTCTGAGGATACTCGTGTAGCAAGCTTACCTTCAAAAACCCAATATTCTTCATTTGAAAGCAAATCTGCTTTAACTTCTCCACTATTCCAAAGCTCCCACTCACTAGCAAGTTCTGGATATTCCTTTTTATAGCTCTCGAAAAGTTTGTTCCATTGTTCTTCTGCTTTAGTTCCTCTTTCTATAGTTTCACTTAAATGTTCTCTAACTTCTTGTGGAACATGAAATTCTTCTTCATAACTCCAACCTAAGAATTCCTTAGCTTTTTTAATATTTTCAACACCTAGAGGTTCTCCATGTACTGAAGAAGTTCCTGCTTTAGGTGAACCATATCCTATTACGGTCTTTACTATAACTAAAGATGGTTTTTCAGTTTCCTTTTTAGCTTCTTCTAGTGCTTTTGTAATTGCAGCAACATCATTTCCGTCTTCTACTGTAAGTACTTGCCATCCATATGCTGCATATCTTGCTCCAACATCTTCTCTGAAGGCTATATCTGTATCTCCTTCTATAGAGATTTTATTTGAGTCATATAATACTACAAGCTTACCTAATCCTAAAGTAGCAGCTAGCGAAGCTCCTTCACCAGTTATACCCTCCATCATATCACCATCACCAGATAAAGCGTAAGTGTAGTGATTAACTATTTCATAACCAGGTCTATTGAATTTTTTAGCTAAATAGCTTTCAGCCATAGCCATACCAACTGCATTAACCTGACCTTGACCTAGAGGTCCAGTTGTTATTTCAACACCTACAGTGTGACCATACTCTGGATGCCCAGGAGTCTTGCTATCCTTTTGTCTAAAATTCTTTAAATCATCAACTGTAAGTCCATATCCATATAAGTGTAAAAGTGAGTATAAAAGCATTGAACCATGTCCAGCTGATAGCACGAATCTGTCTCTGTCGAACCATTTAGGGTTCTTAGGACTATGTTTCATAACCTTATCAAAAATGGCATAAGCCATTGGAGCTGCTCCCATTGGCAATCCAGGATGACCTGAATTAGCTTTTTGTACAGCTTCTGCTGAAAGTAATCTTATAGAGTCTACGGTTAAATTGTCAATATTTTTACTCATTCTATCTCCTCCGTTTTTAGCCAAATATAGCTTTCCAGTCATTCATGAATTTTTCTATACCACTGTCTGTTAATGGATGCTTAATCATTTGATTTATAACACCAAATGGTACTGTTGCAATATGAGCTCCTGCTTTCGCAGAATCGATTATATGTGTAGGATTTCTTATACTTGCAGCTATTATTTCTGTCTTTATATTATGCACATTAAATATAGTAGTTATTGCTTCAATTAAGTCCATTGGGTTTGTAGTAATATCATCTAGTCTTCCAAGGAAAGGACTTACATAAGTAGCTCCTGCTCTTGCAGCAAGCAACGCCTGACCTGGGTTAAATATTAAAGTTACATTAGTTTTAATTCCTTCGCTTGCTAATACCTTTGTAGCTTTTAAGCCTTCTGCAGTCATAGGTATCTTAACAATCATGTTTGGATGAATTTTAGCAATTTCTCTTCCTTCTTTAACCATACCATCTTTTTCAAGACTTATTACTTCCCCACTTATTGGACCGTCAACTATTGAAGTAATTTCTTTAATAACTTCGTTAAAATCTCTGCCTTCTTTTGCAATCAAGCTTGGATTGGTTGTTACACCACATATGACTCCCATCTCATTTGCTTCTCTAATCTCATTAACATTAGCTGTATCTAAAAATAATTTCATAATTCCGACTCCTTTTTATTATACACTTTATTTTCCATAATACTTAAAGTAAATGTTATTTTTATATAAAATATAATTTATACATATATTTATTTAGATTTGACTTTCAAAACAATGAAATACTTATTTTTGACCGTAGTAAGCATTACTTCCATGCTTTCTATAATAGTGCTTGTCTAACAAATATTGATCTAAACTTTCTATTTCTTTATTTAAAGTAACAGTATGATAAGCCATGTTACAAGTTTCTTCAAGAACAACTGAATTTACTACTGCATCTTTTGGAGTTTTTCCCCAAGTAAAAGGTGCATGACAGCTTACTAGCACTCCTGGAATGGCCATCACTTCTCTATCTCCTAAAGTTTCTATTATCACTTTCCCTGTATTACCTTCATAATCTCCTTCTATTTCTGCTTCAGTGAGTTTTCTAGTACAAGGGATATTACCATAGAAATGATCTGCATGAGTTGTACCAAGTGCTGGCATTTCCTTAGAAGCTTGTGCCCAAATGGTAGCCCATGTAGAATGCGTATGAACAATCCCACCTATATCTTTATATCTTTTATATAGTTCTATATGAGTTGGGGTATCAGATGAAGGTCTTAAATCGCCTTCTACTATGTTTCCTTCTAAGTCGAGAACTACTAATTTGTCAATAGTTAACTCCTCATATGGAACTCCACTTGGTTTAATTACAATTAAGTTCTTTTCTCTATCTATTCCACTTACATTGCCCCATGTGAATTTAACAAGGTTGTACTGTGGAAGCATAAGATTAGCTGCTAAAACCTGTTTTTTTAACTCTTCTAACATTTTTACCTCCTTAAGATAAATAAGATTAGATATATATATTGCAGATAACTTATTAGTTACAGCTGATTTAACAATGATATAAAAACTAAAAGATTATCTATAAAATATCTATTGGATTACGTCATTTTAAACCTTTTCAAATTG
Proteins encoded in this region:
- the tkt gene encoding transketolase, whose amino-acid sequence is MSKNIDNLTVDSIRLLSAEAVQKANSGHPGLPMGAAPMAYAIFDKVMKHSPKNPKWFDRDRFVLSAGHGSMLLYSLLHLYGYGLTVDDLKNFRQKDSKTPGHPEYGHTVGVEITTGPLGQGQVNAVGMAMAESYLAKKFNRPGYEIVNHYTYALSGDGDMMEGITGEGASLAATLGLGKLVVLYDSNKISIEGDTDIAFREDVGARYAAYGWQVLTVEDGNDVAAITKALEEAKKETEKPSLVIVKTVIGYGSPKAGTSSVHGEPLGVENIKKAKEFLGWSYEEEFHVPQEVREHLSETIERGTKAEEQWNKLFESYKKEYPELASEWELWNSGEVKADLLSNEEYWVFEGKLATRVSSEKVINRLMDLVPNLIGGSADLAPSTKTYMKGKGDFSKEDRSGRNLHFGVREHAMAAIANGIAVHGGLVPYVSTFFVFSDYMKASMRLSALMKIPVVYVLTHDSIGVGEDGPTHEPIEQLAMLRSIPNMHVFRPADSKETAAAWLHALKRKDGPTSIVLSRQNLPLYNETSPEALKGAYILKDSEKEVPDMLLMATGSEVELIYEAQSKLKEEGIDARVISIPSLEVFEAQGAEYKEKLMPKAVRKRVAVEAASSFGWHKYVGLDGKVVSIDTFGASAPGDILFKEFGFTVDNVIKTAKEL
- the fsa gene encoding fructose-6-phosphate aldolase, yielding MKLFLDTANVNEIREANEMGVICGVTTNPSLIAKEGRDFNEVIKEITSIVDGPISGEVISLEKDGMVKEGREIAKIHPNMIVKIPMTAEGLKATKVLASEGIKTNVTLIFNPGQALLAARAGATYVSPFLGRLDDITTNPMDLIEAITTIFNVHNIKTEIIAASIRNPTHIIDSAKAGAHIATVPFGVINQMIKHPLTDSGIEKFMNDWKAIFG
- the araD gene encoding L-ribulose-5-phosphate 4-epimerase, with protein sequence MLEELKKQVLAANLMLPQYNLVKFTWGNVSGIDREKNLIVIKPSGVPYEELTIDKLVVLDLEGNIVEGDLRPSSDTPTHIELYKRYKDIGGIVHTHSTWATIWAQASKEMPALGTTHADHFYGNIPCTRKLTEAEIEGDYEGNTGKVIIETLGDREVMAIPGVLVSCHAPFTWGKTPKDAVVNSVVLEETCNMAYHTVTLNKEIESLDQYLLDKHYYRKHGSNAYYGQK